In Penicillium psychrofluorescens genome assembly, chromosome: 5, a single window of DNA contains:
- a CDS encoding uncharacterized protein (ID:PFLUO_007454-T1.cds;~source:funannotate): MGGENVSKGMRTLLMPYGQQWRNHQRLQASYLNIRVSQSYRDLQDLESKQLVHELLSPAVDFSDRYHRYSSSLIFALAYGRRLETGNEPEIKAIDQVMENFLYAARVGTWLVDALPFLNHLPKSLAPWRRYADDLHKFESKLAMENMTRGQETASWNWAKQVQDMKESSEMTPKERAYDVGIIYEAGSDTTTMALEVFTAAMILYPNVMKKAQEEIDSTIEGFPSFADKERLPYIGALINEVLRWRPVSAGGIPHAVTEDDEYMGFHIPKGATVIGNHWSIHLDEDVYKDPYNFNPDRWIEEPDLPLAPFGFGRRICTGQHIAKNSLFINITRLLWAFDIGYAYEETSEGKRRCEIDPFAFTQGFNSRPLPFRADFTLRSQAKAAVIQDQWNKADKDIDRILERIRASQKTT, translated from the coding sequence ATGGGTGGAGAGAACGTTAGCAAGGGCATGCGGACACTCTTGATGCCATATGGCCAACAATGGCGCAATCATCAACGTCTCCAGGCTTCGTACCTGAACATCCGCGTATCTCAAAGTTATCGCGATCTACAAGATCTCGAAAGCAAGCAACTTGTACATGAATTGTTGTCTCCTGCTGTTGATTTTTCGGATCGATATCATCGATACTCTTCTAGTTTAATTTTTGCACTCGCGTATGGCCGACGCCTCGAGACAGGTAACGAGCCAGAGATCAAGGCGATTGACCAGGTTATGGAAAACTTTCTCTATGCTGCGCGTGTTGGGACTTGGCTTGTGGATGCCCTCCCATTCTTGAATCACCTACCGAAATCCTTAGCTCCTTGGAGACGATACGCAGACGACCTACACAAATTTGAATCAAAACTGGCGATGGAAAATATGACGCGTGGACAAGAGACAGCTTCGTGGAACTGGGCGAAGCAAGTTCAGGATATGAAAGAGTCTAGTGAGATGACTCCGAAAGAGCGGGCATACGATGTGGGCATCATTTACGAAGCCGGAAGCGACACAACGACGATGGCCCTAGAGGTCTTTACTGCCGCTATGATTCTCTATCCTAATGTGATGAAGAAAGCCCAGGAAGAGATTGACTCCACTATAGAAGGATTTCCATCCTTTGCAGACAAAGAACGCCTTCCATATATCGGTGCCTTAATCAACGAGGTCCTTCGCTGGCGCCCTGTCTCTGCTGGTGGCATCCCACATGCTGTTACAGAGGATGACGAATATATGGGTTTCCACATTCCGAAGGGAGCAACCGTGATTGGAAATCATTGGTCTATTCATTTGGACGAGGACGTATACAAGGATCCCTACAACTTCAATCCAGATCGTTGGATTGAAGAACCAGACCTGCCTTTGGCTCCCTTTGGTTTCGGACGCCGTATCTGTACTGGCCAACACATTGCCAAAAACTCATTGTTTATTAATATCACTCGTTTGTTGTGGGCTTTCGACATTGGTTACGCCTATGAGGAAACCTCCGaggggaaaagaagatgTGAAATCGATCCGTTCGCATTCACACAGGGCTTCAATTCCCGGCCACTGCCTTTTCGAGCTGATTTCACTTTGAGATCCCAAGCAAAGGCTGCTGTTATCCAAGATCAATGGAATAAAGCCGACAAAGATATTGACCGTATTCTGGAAAGGATTCGCGCTTCACAGAAGACAACCTAA